The following is a genomic window from Anaerotignum faecicola.
CAGAGCAGAGACCGTGCGGTGATTGAACGGGTGCTTCGATGTGCAGAGAGCAGCAGGCTTTGGATGAGTGAGTATTCTTACCGGCTGTTTCCGGGGGAGAGCCGGGATCAGCTGGCGGTCGGACCGGATTTTCTGGAAAGGGCAGGCCGCGGG
Proteins encoded in this region:
- a CDS encoding ribonuclease Z, with product MIVMVCIDDHNGMMFNHRRQSRDRAVIERVLRCAESSRLWMSEYSYRLFPGESRDQLAVGPDFLERAGRG